The Winslowiella toletana region AGCAGGTAATCACTTACCGCCTGATCGTCCAGCATCACATCGCTGGCGGTCTGTTCCCCGACATTTTTCATAGATGAATAAATCCGTCGTAAACGTGAGTGGCCGGTCCGGTCATAAACAGCGGGTGACCCGGCCCTTTCCAGGCGATATGCAAGCTGCCGCCCGGCAAATCAACGCGGACTTTTTCCGCCAGTAATCCTTGTTGAATACCCACCGCCACCGCAGCACAAGCACCGCTACCGCAGGCCTGTGTCTCACCGGCACCGCGCTCATAAACGCGCAGCCGGATATGCTCACGACTGGCCAGCTCCATAAATCCGACGTTAACCCGCTCCGGGAAGCGCTCATGGCTTTCCAGCACCGGCCCGAGCGTTTCTACCGCAGCGGTTTTCACACTGTCGACCTGAATCACGCAGTGCGGGTTCCCCATCGATACCACACCACACATTACCGTCTGTTCGGCGGCGCGCATCAGATAGATGCTTTCAGCTTTATTGGCGCGGAATGGCACCTGCTGCGGCTCGAAGTTCGGCTCGCCCATATTAACCCGCACCAGCTCGTCGCTGTTGACGCTCAGTACCATACGCCCGGTTTGGGTGCTGACATTGATATCGTTTTTATTGGTTAACCCTTTCAGGCGCACAAAGCGCGCGAAGCAGCGCGCACCGTTGCCACACTGGGCCACTTCGCTGCCGTCAGCATTGAAAATGCGGTAATGAAAATCCAGATCGGGATCGTACGGCGGTTCAACGATCAATAGCTGATCGAAGCCGATCCCCAGATGACGATCCGCCAGACGGCGAATCAGCTCTGGTGAGAAATAGACGTTTTGCGTGACGGCATCAACGACCATAAAGTCATTGCCAAGACCGTGCATTTTGGAGAACTGCATTTTCTGCTCCGCCGGATGCGCCATAGGTTATAGAGTCAGTTACATACTCGGCTGAGTAGTGGTTGGATTCTGATCGCGACCATCCGGCGGAGTAACCGCTGAATTCTGCGTGCTCTGCTGCGCAGGCTGCTGCGTTGCTTGCTGATCCTGCTTTGGCTGCTCCTTCGGTGGGAAGTACAGCGGGCCTTTTAAGCCACAGCCAACCAGGCTCGCTAACGCCAGCGCCATCGCCAGCTGGCATATCGTTTTGTTCATTATCATTCTGCTCATGATTGATGCTTACTGGTTGCTTATCATCGCAGGTGAACTCCGAAAAGCAATAGGAATTGGCGATTCGATGTTGCCGTCGCGGTCGCAATTTCGTCAGAAGATTAGCAGATACCGGCCTGCCGTGTGGTTCAGCCAGTTAACAAAAACAGGAAAGCACGATGGGCGATAGCCGATCAATGCATCTGCATACGCTCAGCGTAATCGGTGTGGTCATTGTCCGGGGCGGTAGCGCATAACTGCGTCAGGGTCTGGCTTCTGAATGGAATCACCTGCAGACGATCGTCAGCTTTAATGATGGTATAGAACTGCGGCAGGTTAAAGTTGATAAAACTTGAGCCGTAGGTAAAGCGGTCGTGTGACGACGAGTAGAAGCGGCTGACATCGCGCACCAGCTCCTCTTTGCTGCCTTCACAGTGGTGATAGATCTCAATGCGATTACTTTCATCAAGAATGTAGATATTGAAGCCGTGGTCGTCGTGGGTGTCTTCAAAGAAGAACTGAATAATCCCTTCGCTGGCATAGCCATTCACTACCGCTGGCAGACGTGTCTGATCGGTTTCTACCTTGATCGACAAGCCATGCAGTTTGTTGTTGGAAATCGCGCCGTAAAACTCGACGGCATTTTCCAGTTTCTGCACCGATACGCCAAGACGCTCAAAGAACAGGCCCCAGGTTTGGCCGGCAACACGCAGCGCTTTAAAACGCCCCGGTTCCTGACGGGTACTGGACAGGCGCAGTTCAATGCATTCCGAAACCAGCTGCTGCACGCGGGTGCGGATTAAACCACGCAGATGCTGGCTGTAGCAGAACACTTCTACTGCATCCGGCGGTGCCGCGTCCTGATGCATTTTACCGAGAATGGTTTTCAGCGCTTCAATCATCGCCTGCTCGCCATTAAAGTGCAGGGTACGCACTTCATTCCACGAGTTGCGGTACAGCAAATCGATACTGCCGACTAAACACTGCTGCTGTTGACCAAAGCTGAATACATCCAGCTTACGGAAATCGAAGTGCACAACCTGATTGCGGAAGGCCGCAGTCGGGTCGTACTCCAGGTTAACGATAATCGCCAGATGACGAATTTCACACGGGCTGTAGAGTGCTTTTGGCGTTGGTGACGGCAAACGCAGCGGGAAGTGGTGTGACACATCGGCCACCAGCTCCTGCAAACGCGCCAAATCGCAGGTCTCATTGCCTTTAATATGCAGACGCGTTTTCTCGGTCAGCAAACCATTAAACCACGCCCACGCCACCAGCTTATTCAGATAGCGGTTATATTCCAGCGGTTGATGGCTGATAATCGATCCCATATCCGGCGACTGATTATACAGATACCAGCCAGCGCGATTGGCGCGGCCATTCGGCACATGGATAAAGGTCAGATGCGACTCGGAGAGATCCGGCGAGATCTGCGGGTTAACCAGCGTCACTTTACCCGGCAATGCTTCGAAAGCGGCATACAGCTTACGGGTCAGCACGCCGATATCCTGCGGGCTGGCGCTGACGCTTAAGTTGTTACGGCGGGCGAAACGAATCAGATTGCGATAGCTCTGCATCATCGCATCCAGCAGTTCGTTATGGGCCTCACGTACCCGCTCGATTTTCCAGTCGGCACGGCTGTCGAGCACTGCCAGACGCGCATTGTCCCAACCCCACTCTTTTACCAGCTGGCTGAGAATTTCACGACGCCAGCCTACATTAGCGCCCTCTTGCGACAGCTTTTCACACACCTTCAGATAGAAACAGCGTCGCACCAGATCGAGACGCGCATGGTCGTCAATACTGGTGAGATAGTGGGTGACGCGTTCCAGCATCATGCAGTAAGGATCAAGGCCAAACGAGACGATTTCGCCATCGTGCAAGCGCTGCTTAATGTCCATCGCCAGCAGTTTGGTGTCCGGGTATTCCCAGGAATAGGCTTCCAGCAGCAGGGTTTTTAACACCGCTTTGTAGGGCGAATCGATACTTTTGTATAACTGCCACAGGCTGGCACCAAAGTACTCTTCCGCCGACAGCGTGCCGAGACCACCAAGATCCAGCCATTCATTTGGCGTCAGTACGCCCTTCGAATAGAGCGACATGACATAGTCATCGTAATGCTCTTCTTCTTCGCCCGGCACCATATTCCACAGAATACGCTTACCGGCCATGCGTACCGCAGTACGATAAAATTCATCCAGCAATAAGATATGCTGAGTCGAGCCGCAATCCTCACCGCCAAGATTGCCACTTTCGTTATGGCGAAAACGGTTTTCATCAATCAGGAAGAAGCTGACTTCGACACCCATCGATGCACACCACTTTTGCAGCAGAGTGCATTTTTTTTGCAGGCGCAGGCGCTCTTCATTATCGAGCCACGACTGGTGACACACCCAGATATCAAGATCGGAAGTGAAGTTCTGGCCCACCGACGAGGTGCTGCCCATTGAGTAAACACCGGTTATTGGTCGTTCACCTTTTACGGGCAATGCGGCAGCAGTGCCAGATTTACCTTCTAAATCATTGAGATAGCTTAACTGGCTTTCATCAGGCGTGAAAAAGCTGATGCCATGTGGAACGTTACCTTCAAGGTAACCCGGCATCAACGGGTGATGATAATGTAATAAGGTTGGCAGCAGACTGTATACCTGCTGGAAAGCAGGGCCCATGGCAGCCAGTGCACGATCGACGCGCAGCTGATTGATGGCATCCAGTCTCTGTTTCAGTGTCTCAATGTAGAGGTACAAGACGTCTCGCCTGATTGTCCCAGTGTTTTAAACAAACCCAGTTTCCGGCATCCGCCGCTTGATTTAGAAGTATTCGGGCGAATAATTGCTGGAAACGTGATCAATCTAACACCTGGCAGATTGACCGTAAAGAAAGTTGCGCTACACACAGTTTAGCACGTTTTACAGTCAATTAACCTTACTCATCTTTAGCTCATCCCTGCCCCACGGTTAAAAACCGTTGAAACTGACAGCATTCCCGTATCAATGATAGGATAATCAATGAACGATCAAAACGGTAAGAAGCATGTTAGACAAAATTTTAAGAATTGCCACCAGGCAAAGTCCGCTCGCTTTATGGCAGGCACATTATGTTCAGCAGCGCCTGATGGCTTGCCATCCGGGGCTTAGCGTTGAGCTGGTCCCCATGGTCACCCGCGGCGATGTGATACTGGATACGCCACTTGCTAAAGTAGGTGGTAAAGGATTATTCGTAAAAGAACTTGAGCTGGCGATGCTGGAAGGCCGTGCCGATATTGCGGTGCACTCGATGAAAGATGTGCCGGTCGACTTCCCGGAAGGGCTGGGGCTGGTCAGCATTTGTGAGCGTGACGATCCGCTGGATGCTTTTGTCTCAAATCATTATGACTCGGTTGATGCGCTGCCGCAGGGCGCGATTGTCGGCACTTCCAGCCTGCGTCGTCAGTGTCAGCTTAGCGCGCGTCGCCCGGATCTGGTGATCCGCTCGCTGCGCGGCAACGTCGGTACCCGCCTGTCTAAACTGGATGCGGGCGACTATGACGCGATTATTCTCGCGGTGGCCGGACTTAAGCGCCTGGCATTAACCGATCGGATTCGCCATGCCATGCCGGCAGAAGAGTCACTGCCAGCCGTCGGTCAGGGCGCGGTCGGAATTGAGTGCCGTCTTGACGATCGGCAGACCATCACCCTGCTGGCAGCGCTGAATGATGACGATACCTCGGTACGCGTCAAAGCTGAACGCGCCATGAATACCCGACTGGAAGGTGGCTGTCAGGTGCCAATCGGCAGCTACGCGGTACTGGAAGGCGACGATCTGTGGCTGCGTGGGCT contains the following coding sequences:
- the lptM gene encoding LPS translocon maturation chaperone LptM, with product MNKTICQLAMALALASLVGCGLKGPLYFPPKEQPKQDQQATQQPAQQSTQNSAVTPPDGRDQNPTTTQPSM
- the dapF gene encoding diaminopimelate epimerase, encoding MQFSKMHGLGNDFMVVDAVTQNVYFSPELIRRLADRHLGIGFDQLLIVEPPYDPDLDFHYRIFNADGSEVAQCGNGARCFARFVRLKGLTNKNDINVSTQTGRMVLSVNSDELVRVNMGEPNFEPQQVPFRANKAESIYLMRAAEQTVMCGVVSMGNPHCVIQVDSVKTAAVETLGPVLESHERFPERVNVGFMELASREHIRLRVYERGAGETQACGSGACAAVAVGIQQGLLAEKVRVDLPGGSLHIAWKGPGHPLFMTGPATHVYDGFIHL
- the hemC gene encoding hydroxymethylbilane synthase, translated to MLDKILRIATRQSPLALWQAHYVQQRLMACHPGLSVELVPMVTRGDVILDTPLAKVGGKGLFVKELELAMLEGRADIAVHSMKDVPVDFPEGLGLVSICERDDPLDAFVSNHYDSVDALPQGAIVGTSSLRRQCQLSARRPDLVIRSLRGNVGTRLSKLDAGDYDAIILAVAGLKRLALTDRIRHAMPAEESLPAVGQGAVGIECRLDDRQTITLLAALNDDDTSVRVKAERAMNTRLEGGCQVPIGSYAVLEGDDLWLRGLVGSPDGKQMIRGERRGPRADAEKMGISLAEELLDNGARDILAEVYQGNPPV
- a CDS encoding class I adenylate cyclase, whose amino-acid sequence is MYLYIETLKQRLDAINQLRVDRALAAMGPAFQQVYSLLPTLLHYHHPLMPGYLEGNVPHGISFFTPDESQLSYLNDLEGKSGTAAALPVKGERPITGVYSMGSTSSVGQNFTSDLDIWVCHQSWLDNEERLRLQKKCTLLQKWCASMGVEVSFFLIDENRFRHNESGNLGGEDCGSTQHILLLDEFYRTAVRMAGKRILWNMVPGEEEEHYDDYVMSLYSKGVLTPNEWLDLGGLGTLSAEEYFGASLWQLYKSIDSPYKAVLKTLLLEAYSWEYPDTKLLAMDIKQRLHDGEIVSFGLDPYCMMLERVTHYLTSIDDHARLDLVRRCFYLKVCEKLSQEGANVGWRREILSQLVKEWGWDNARLAVLDSRADWKIERVREAHNELLDAMMQSYRNLIRFARRNNLSVSASPQDIGVLTRKLYAAFEALPGKVTLVNPQISPDLSESHLTFIHVPNGRANRAGWYLYNQSPDMGSIISHQPLEYNRYLNKLVAWAWFNGLLTEKTRLHIKGNETCDLARLQELVADVSHHFPLRLPSPTPKALYSPCEIRHLAIIVNLEYDPTAAFRNQVVHFDFRKLDVFSFGQQQQCLVGSIDLLYRNSWNEVRTLHFNGEQAMIEALKTILGKMHQDAAPPDAVEVFCYSQHLRGLIRTRVQQLVSECIELRLSSTRQEPGRFKALRVAGQTWGLFFERLGVSVQKLENAVEFYGAISNNKLHGLSIKVETDQTRLPAVVNGYASEGIIQFFFEDTHDDHGFNIYILDESNRIEIYHHCEGSKEELVRDVSRFYSSSHDRFTYGSSFINFNLPQFYTIIKADDRLQVIPFRSQTLTQLCATAPDNDHTDYAERMQMH